A window from Esox lucius isolate fEsoLuc1 chromosome 16, fEsoLuc1.pri, whole genome shotgun sequence encodes these proteins:
- the LOC105027888 gene encoding nectin-3, with amino-acid sequence MNRIVISSWPFFVLLVVNTGLRTNTLKVIGGKRTVILGEDADLFCRLSEAEEFDQITWQKETRENPNKHNFLVIKPDGFTKDVNGLIGRVLFIGNTSDYLGSIRIKNVMLLDEGTYTCIFSVSSGPIQTEMSLTVIVPPVMSVTGHVSPVGDNEVVLVTCIAAAAKPKAEVIWNTGALNKSLRWVTNSTQHANGTSTVLSQLIGLPTRTANQKQVQCVVNQSALEEERTLSYTIDIHYLPQTVNIKASSQAKYFLCVADGNPKPNYIWSRDVQPWPGSSVRTDGDTLHLLSLSSDLNGLYVCEASNLYGSTNGSLYIHITSEISPACWVLLFVILCLIVAASIFLWSWYRYGKLPCSVASSPEQTGQEDVEMPIRRRVTEDEEAET; translated from the exons ATGAACCGAATTGTGATCTCATCATGGCCCTTCTTTGTTCTACTCGTCGTTAATACGGGATTGCGCACCAACA cTCTGAAGGTGATTGGAGGAAAGAGGACTGTGATCCTGGGTGAAGATGCTGACCTTTTCTGCAGATTGTCTGAGGCTGAGGAGTTTGATCAGATAACATGGCAGAAAGAGACCAGGGAAAATCCCAACAAACATAATTTCCTTGTCATTAAACCCGATGGGTTTACTAAAGACGTGAATGGGTTGATAGGTAGAGTTCTGTTCATTGGGAACACATCAGATTATCTTGGATCGATTCGAATAAAAAATGTCATGCTGTTGGATGAAGGCACCTACACATGTATCTTCAGTGTTTCCAGTGGACCAATCCAAACAGAGATGTCTCTGACTGTGATCG TTCCTCCAGTGATGTCAGTGACAGGTCACGTCTCTCCTGTTGGGGACAATGAAGTCGTCTTGGTAACCTGCATTGCTGCAGCTGCCAAGCCAAAGGCAGAAGTCATTTGGAACACTGGCGCTTTAAACAAATCATTGAGGTGGGTGACAAACTCCACCCAGCACGCCAACGGCACCAGTACAGTACTCAGCCAGCTTATTGGGCTCCCAACCagaacagccaatcagaaacaggTTCAGTGTGTGGTCAACCAGTCTGCCCTGGAAGAAGAAAGAACCCTCTCCTACACCATAGACATCCACT ATCTACCTCAGACAGTAAACATTAAAGCGTCCTCCCAAGCCAAATACTTCCTGTGTGTTGCAGATGGCAACCCAAAGCCAAACTACATCTGGAGCAG AGATGTCCAGCCATGGCCTGGGTCTTCAGTCAGAACAGATGGAGACACACTGCATCTCCTCAGTCTCAGCTCTGATCTGAATGGTCTCTATGTCTGTGAGGCCTCAAATCTGTATGGAAGTACAAATGGCTCCCTCTATATACATATAACCTCAG AGATCTCTCCTGCCTGCTGGGTTCTACTTTTTGTCATCTTATGTCTGATTGTTGCTGCTTCCATTTTCTTATGGTCCTGGTACAGATATGGGAAATTGCCTTG TTCAGTGGCCAGTTCACCAGAACAG ACAGGTCAAGAGGATGTTGAGATGCCCATACGACGACGTGTGACAGAAGACGAAGAGGCGGAGACATGA
- the LOC105027887 gene encoding nectin-3-like isoform X3 encodes MNRIVDSSWSFFVLLVVNTGLRTNSLKVIGGKRTVILAKDADLFCRLSEAEEFDQITWQKETRENPNKHNFLVIKPDGTTSNVNGLKGRVLFIGNTSDYLGSIRIRNVTLLDEGTYTCIFSVSSGPIQTEMSLTVIVPPVMSVTGHVSPVVDNEVVLVTCIAAAAKPKAEVFWNTGALNKSLRWVTNSTQHANGTSTVLSQLIGLPTRTANQKQVQCVVNQSALEEERTLSYTIDIHYPPQTVNIKPSSQDKYFLCVADGNPKPNYIWSRQAVQLSPFPHQQAQKQFLSICCNHAELRDPSHH; translated from the exons ATGAACCGAATTGTGGATTCATCGTGGTCCTTTTTTGTTCTACTCGTTGTTAATACGGGATTGCGCACAAACA GTCTGAAGGTGATTGGAGGAAAGAGGACTGTTATCCTGGCCAAAGATGCTGACCTTTTCTGCAGATTGTCTGAGGCTGAGGAGTTTGATCAGATAACATGGCAGAAAGAGACCCGGGAAAATCCCAACAAACATAATTTCCTTGTCATTAAACCCGATGGGACTACTAGCAATGTGAATGGGTTGAAAGGAAGAGTTCTGTTTATTGGGAACACATCAGATTATCTTGGATCGATTCGAATAAGAAATGTCACGCTGTTGGATGAAGGCACCTACACATGCATCTTCAGTGTTTCCAGTGGACCAATCCAAACAGAGATGTCTCTGACTGTGATCG TTCCTCCAGTGATGTCAGTGACAGGTCACGTCTCTCCTGTGGTGGACAATGAAGTCGTCTTGGTAACCTGCATTGCTGCAGCTGCCAAGCCAAAGGCAGAAGTCTTTTGGAACACTGGTGCTTTAAACAAATCATTGAGGTGGGTGACAAACTCCACCCAGCACGCCAACGGCACCAGTACAGTACTCAGCCAGCTTATTGGGCTCCCAACCagaacagccaatcagaaacaggTTCAGTGTGTGGTCAACCAGTCTGCCCTGGAAGAAGAAAGAACCCTCTCCTACACCATAGACATCCACT ATCCACCTCAGACAGTAAACATTAAACCTTCCTCCCAAGACAAATACTTCCTGTGTGTTGCAGATGGCAACCCAAAGCCCAACTACATCTGGAGCAG GCAGGCTGTACAGCTCTCTccgttcccgcaccagcaggctcagaaaCAGTTTCtatccatctgctgtaaccatgCTGAATTACGTGACCCATCCCATCACTAA
- the LOC105027887 gene encoding nectin-3-like isoform X5 has product MNRIVDSSWSFFVLLVVNTGLRTNSLKVIGGKRTVILAKDADLFCRLSEAEEFDQITWQKETRENPNKHNFLVIKPDGTTSNVNGLKGRVLFIGNTSDYLGSIRIRNVTLLDEGTYTCIFSVSSGPIQTEMSLTVIVPPVMSVTGHVSPVVDNEVVLVTCIAAAAKPKAEVFWNTGALNKSLRWVTNSTQHANGTSTVLSQLIGLPTRTANQKQVQCVVNQSALEEERTLSYTIDIHYPPQTVNIKPSSQDKYFLCVADGNPKPNYIWSR; this is encoded by the exons ATGAACCGAATTGTGGATTCATCGTGGTCCTTTTTTGTTCTACTCGTTGTTAATACGGGATTGCGCACAAACA GTCTGAAGGTGATTGGAGGAAAGAGGACTGTTATCCTGGCCAAAGATGCTGACCTTTTCTGCAGATTGTCTGAGGCTGAGGAGTTTGATCAGATAACATGGCAGAAAGAGACCCGGGAAAATCCCAACAAACATAATTTCCTTGTCATTAAACCCGATGGGACTACTAGCAATGTGAATGGGTTGAAAGGAAGAGTTCTGTTTATTGGGAACACATCAGATTATCTTGGATCGATTCGAATAAGAAATGTCACGCTGTTGGATGAAGGCACCTACACATGCATCTTCAGTGTTTCCAGTGGACCAATCCAAACAGAGATGTCTCTGACTGTGATCG TTCCTCCAGTGATGTCAGTGACAGGTCACGTCTCTCCTGTGGTGGACAATGAAGTCGTCTTGGTAACCTGCATTGCTGCAGCTGCCAAGCCAAAGGCAGAAGTCTTTTGGAACACTGGTGCTTTAAACAAATCATTGAGGTGGGTGACAAACTCCACCCAGCACGCCAACGGCACCAGTACAGTACTCAGCCAGCTTATTGGGCTCCCAACCagaacagccaatcagaaacaggTTCAGTGTGTGGTCAACCAGTCTGCCCTGGAAGAAGAAAGAACCCTCTCCTACACCATAGACATCCACT ATCCACCTCAGACAGTAAACATTAAACCTTCCTCCCAAGACAAATACTTCCTGTGTGTTGCAGATGGCAACCCAAAGCCCAACTACATCTGGAGCAG GTAA
- the LOC105027887 gene encoding nectin-3-like isoform X4: MNRIVDSSWSFFVLLVVNTGLRTNSLKVIGGKRTVILAKDADLFCRLSEAEEFDQITWQKETRENPNKHNFLVIKPDGTTSNVNGLKGRVLFIGNTSDYLGSIRIRNVTLLDEGTYTCIFSVSSGPIQTEMSLTVIVPPVMSVTGHVSPVVDNEVVLVTCIAAAAKPKAEVFWNTGALNKSLRWVTNSTQHANGTSTVLSQLIGLPTRTANQKQVQCVVNQSALEEERTLSYTIDIHYPPQTVNIKPSSQDKYFLCVADGNPKPNYIWSSLSVLTMNEGWIG; the protein is encoded by the exons ATGAACCGAATTGTGGATTCATCGTGGTCCTTTTTTGTTCTACTCGTTGTTAATACGGGATTGCGCACAAACA GTCTGAAGGTGATTGGAGGAAAGAGGACTGTTATCCTGGCCAAAGATGCTGACCTTTTCTGCAGATTGTCTGAGGCTGAGGAGTTTGATCAGATAACATGGCAGAAAGAGACCCGGGAAAATCCCAACAAACATAATTTCCTTGTCATTAAACCCGATGGGACTACTAGCAATGTGAATGGGTTGAAAGGAAGAGTTCTGTTTATTGGGAACACATCAGATTATCTTGGATCGATTCGAATAAGAAATGTCACGCTGTTGGATGAAGGCACCTACACATGCATCTTCAGTGTTTCCAGTGGACCAATCCAAACAGAGATGTCTCTGACTGTGATCG TTCCTCCAGTGATGTCAGTGACAGGTCACGTCTCTCCTGTGGTGGACAATGAAGTCGTCTTGGTAACCTGCATTGCTGCAGCTGCCAAGCCAAAGGCAGAAGTCTTTTGGAACACTGGTGCTTTAAACAAATCATTGAGGTGGGTGACAAACTCCACCCAGCACGCCAACGGCACCAGTACAGTACTCAGCCAGCTTATTGGGCTCCCAACCagaacagccaatcagaaacaggTTCAGTGTGTGGTCAACCAGTCTGCCCTGGAAGAAGAAAGAACCCTCTCCTACACCATAGACATCCACT ATCCACCTCAGACAGTAAACATTAAACCTTCCTCCCAAGACAAATACTTCCTGTGTGTTGCAGATGGCAACCCAAAGCCCAACTACATCTGGAGCAG